One window of Catharus ustulatus isolate bCatUst1 chromosome 3, bCatUst1.pri.v2, whole genome shotgun sequence genomic DNA carries:
- the EEF1A1 gene encoding elongation factor 1-alpha 1: protein MGKEKTHINIVVIGHVDSGKSTTTGHLIYKCGGIDKRTIEKFEKEAAEMGKGSFKYAWVLDKLKAERERGITIDISLWKFETSKYYVTIIDAPGHRDFIKNMITGTSQADCAVLIVAAGVGEFEAGISKNGQTREHALLAYTLGVKQLIVGVNKMDSTEPPYSQKRYEEIVKEVSTYIKKIGYNPDTVAFVPISGWNGDNMLEPSSNMPWFKGWKITRKDGSASGTTLLEALDCILPPTRPTDKPLRLPLQDVYKIGGIGTVPVGRVETGVLKPGMVVTFAPVNVTTEVKSVEMHHEALSEALPGDNVGFNVKNVSVKDVRRGNVAGDSKNDPPMEAAGFTAQVIILNHPGQISAGYAPVLDCHTAHIACKFAELKEKIDRRSGKKLEDGPKFLKSGDAAIVDMIPGKPMCVESFSDYPPLGRFAVRDMRQTVAVGVIKAVDKKAGGAGKVTKSAQKAQKAK, encoded by the exons atgggaaaggagaagaCCCACATCAACATCGTTGTCATCGGCCACGTCGATTCTGGCAAGTCCACCACCACCGGCCACCTCATCTACAAATGTGGGGGCATCGACAAGAGGACCATCGAGAAGTTCGAGAAGGAAGCGGCTGAG ATGGGCAAAGGTTCCTTCAAGTATGCCTGGGTCTTGGACAAACTGAAGGCTGAACGTGAGCGTGGTATTACTATTGATATTTCCCTGTGGAAATTCGAAACAAGCAAATACTATGTCACCATCATTGATGCTCCCGGACACAGAGACTTCATTAAAAACATGATTACTGGAACTTCTCAG gctGATTGTGCTGTCCTGATTGTTGCTGCTGGCGTTGGTGAGTTTGAGGCTGGTATTTCCAAGAACGGGCAGACCCGTGAGCATGCCCTTCTGGCCTACACCCTGGGTGTAAAACAGCTGATTGTTGGTGTCAACAAGATGGATTCCACTGAGCCACCCTACAGCCAGAAGAGATATGAAGAGATTGTCAAAGAAGTCAGCACTTACATCAAGAAGATTGGCTACAACCCAGACACTGTGGCTTTCGTGCCAATTTCTGGTTGGAATGGTGACAACATGCTGGAGCCTAGCTCTAAC ATGCCCTGGTTCAAGGGATGGAAGATCACCCGTAAGGATGGCAGTGCCAGCGGGACCACTCTGCTTGAAGCCCTGGACTGCATCCTGCCACCAACTCGTCCAACTGACAAACCTCTGCGCCTGCCTCTTCAGGATGTCTACAAAATTGGCG GCATTGGTACCGTACCTGTTGGCCGTGTGGAAACTGGTGTTCTGAAGCCAGGCATGGTGGTGACATTTGCCCCTGTCAATGTAACAACTGAAGTTAAATCTGTTGAGATGCATCACGAAGCCTTGAGTGAAGCTCTGCCTGGTGACAACGTTGGCTTCAATGTTAAGAACGTGTCTGTGAAAGATGTTCGCCGTGGTAATGTTGCTGGTGACAGCAAGAATGACCCTCCCATGGAAGCTGCTGGCTTCACTGCACAG GTCATTATCCTGAACCACCCTGGCCAAATCAGTGCTGGCTATGCCCCTGTGCTGGATTGCCATACTGCTCACATTGCATGCAAATTTGCTGAGCTCAAGGAGAAGATTGATCGTCGTTCTGGCAAGAAGCTGGAGGATGgccccaaattcctgaaatcTGGAGATGCTGCCATCGTTGATATGATCCCTGGCAAACCCATGTGTGTTGAGAGCTTCTCTGATTATCCTCCTCTCG GTCGTTTTGCCGTGCGTGATATGAGGCAGACGGTTGCTGTTGGTGTCATCAAGGCAGTTGACAAgaaggctggaggagctggcaaGGTCACAAAGTCTGCCCAGAAGGCCCAGAAGGCTAAATGA